A segment of the Candidatus Aegiribacteria sp. genome:
AAAGTTTTCAATACCACGTTTTGAATAATAACAGATCAATTATCAGAGATTTATTTATAGAACTTACCGAACGTTGTAACAATGATTGCGCGCATTGTTATATCAACCTTCCGGAAAATGATGCTGCCAGCCAGTATAAAGAACTTTCCACTGACGAATGGAAACGTATTATCAAAGAAGCCGCTGATCTGGGCGTATTGAACATATGTTTTACCGGTGGGGAGCCGTTTCTGCGCGAAGATTTCAAGGAACTGTACTATTTTACCAGAAAGCTTGGTATAAAAACTATAATATATACTAACGCCTGTTTAATTACTCCGGAATTTGCCGATTTTTTAGCTGTATACCCTCCTCTTGAAAAAATTGAAGTCACAGTTTATGGAATGCACAGGAAGTCGTATGAAGCGGTAAGTCGTGTACCGGGTTCTTTTGATATGTATTTGAGAGGGATAAATCTGCTTCGGGAGAAAAAGGTACCGTTTGTGGTGAAGAGCGCACTGCTTCCGTATAATAAAAATGAGATCGAAGAATTTGAAGCCTGGGCGGATACCATACCGTGGATGAACAGTTTGCCTGTTTACGCAATGTTCTTTGACCTGCGGGCACGCAGGGATGATACCGAAAAGAATGAATTTATAAAGAAGCTCAGGGTTTCACCAGAGGACGGCATTAAGTTTCTCGCGAGGAATAAGGAGAAATATCTGAAGGCACATAAAGAATATTTTTCTAAAGTAATGTGTTCCCGGAACAAAAAGATCTTTTTCTGCGGTGCCGGACATGGCGGAGGATGCGTGGATGCGTACGGCATGTTACAGCTATGTTTGATGCTCCGGCATCCCGATACAGTATATGACCTTAGAAAAGGCACATTAAAAGACGGAGTTGTTAGTTTTTTCCCGATAGTACGAGAAAGAGAATCGGAGAACACGGAGTATCTTAAACGTTGTGCCGGATGTTTCCTCAGGGGGTTTTGTGTACAGTGTCCCGCGAAATCATGGATGGAGCATGGTGACCTGGATACTCCTGTGGAATATCTGTGTGAAATCGCGCATGCTCAGGCCCGGTATCTGAATTTAGTTAAAGAAGGGGAGAAGGCCTGGGAGGTAGCAGACTGGCAGGATCGGATTAATAGATTTATAAATGAATGAAAAGTGATAATCCAATTTAATTTGGACTAGTACACTGTCAGGTATTAGTTG
Coding sequences within it:
- a CDS encoding radical SAM protein, which produces MNNNRSIIRDLFIELTERCNNDCAHCYINLPENDAASQYKELSTDEWKRIIKEAADLGVLNICFTGGEPFLREDFKELYYFTRKLGIKTIIYTNACLITPEFADFLAVYPPLEKIEVTVYGMHRKSYEAVSRVPGSFDMYLRGINLLREKKVPFVVKSALLPYNKNEIEEFEAWADTIPWMNSLPVYAMFFDLRARRDDTEKNEFIKKLRVSPEDGIKFLARNKEKYLKAHKEYFSKVMCSRNKKIFFCGAGHGGGCVDAYGMLQLCLMLRHPDTVYDLRKGTLKDGVVSFFPIVRERESENTEYLKRCAGCFLRGFCVQCPAKSWMEHGDLDTPVEYLCEIAHAQARYLNLVKEGEKAWEVADWQDRINRFINE